A stretch of Schaalia odontolytica DNA encodes these proteins:
- the holA gene encoding DNA polymerase III subunit delta has product MAARGSRPAAPAQITLAPIVLIKGPEGLLVDRALDQLRALAHEADPNLERTDINAATYQAGQLDVIASPSLFGESRMVIIRDLETMSDALANDLITYAGAPAPDVWMFLAHPGGNARGKKVIDTITKAKWPVIPAEPLKNDRDKLALIAADVRAARRQMDTEAQQALVDALGNDPRAMAGALAQLLSDVSGRITLEDVRRYQAGRVEATGYDVADAAVAGNSAKALTLARHAFATGIAPQLLVTALAMKFRAMAKVSIGGSASALKMAPWQVDRARRELRGWSDASLAGAFGAIATADAETKGASRDPQRAIEKALITICRLHGR; this is encoded by the coding sequence GTGGCAGCACGCGGTTCTCGCCCGGCGGCGCCAGCCCAGATCACGCTGGCACCCATCGTGTTGATCAAAGGCCCCGAGGGCCTTCTCGTCGACCGCGCCCTCGACCAGCTGCGCGCCCTCGCCCACGAGGCCGACCCCAACCTCGAGCGCACCGACATCAACGCGGCCACCTACCAGGCCGGACAGCTCGACGTCATCGCCTCGCCCTCACTCTTCGGCGAATCCCGCATGGTCATCATCCGGGACCTGGAAACGATGAGCGACGCCCTCGCCAACGATCTGATCACCTACGCCGGCGCGCCCGCCCCCGACGTGTGGATGTTCCTGGCACACCCCGGGGGCAACGCCCGCGGCAAGAAGGTCATTGACACGATCACCAAAGCCAAATGGCCCGTGATCCCCGCCGAACCGCTCAAGAACGACCGCGACAAGCTGGCGCTCATCGCCGCCGACGTGCGCGCCGCACGCCGGCAGATGGACACCGAGGCCCAGCAGGCCCTCGTGGACGCACTCGGCAACGACCCGCGTGCGATGGCCGGAGCCCTGGCCCAGCTGCTCTCCGACGTCAGTGGACGCATCACGCTGGAGGACGTGCGGCGCTACCAGGCCGGACGCGTCGAGGCAACGGGCTACGACGTCGCGGACGCGGCGGTTGCGGGCAACTCAGCGAAGGCCCTGACGCTCGCGCGTCACGCGTTCGCCACCGGCATTGCGCCCCAGCTTCTTGTCACCGCCCTGGCCATGAAGTTCCGCGCCATGGCGAAGGTCTCGATCGGCGGATCCGCATCCGCGCTCAAAATGGCCCCCTGGCAGGTGGACCGCGCCCGGCGGGAACTGCGCGGCTGGTCCGACGCCTCGCTGGCAGGAGCCTTCGGCGCTATCGCCACGGCAGACGCCGAAACAAAGGGCGCGTCGCGGGACCCGCAGCGCGCCATCGAAAAAGCACTTATCACCATCTGCAGGCTGCACGGGCGCTGA
- a CDS encoding ABC transporter ATP-binding protein gives MKTIRTLVGRLREFRKPAILTPLFIIGEVILECLIPLTMVTLVDALDGVSLSPVMRLGLILTGLAFASLACGILSARYAATASVGLAKNLRQDLFFKVQDFSFADIDRFSTSSLVTRMTTDVTNVQNAFGMLIRIAVRVPLMIVFSIVMAWRINVQMALIFLGMVPVLAIILAAIVLIAFPIFRRIFKKYDALNNSVQENVAAIRVVKSFVTEEHETTKFRAASQDVRKDFTNAEKLIALNSPVMMFFIFAAIVAVDYVGASIIINSGATELTKGGLTALITYGIQILTHMLMLAFIFVMTTMAAESANRIAEVLNHDPSLTSPANGATEVPDGSVVFEGVSFKYSESAEENALSDIDLRIESGSTLGIVGGTGSSKTSLIQLICRLYDVSEGSVKVGGRDVRDYDLSALRDAVSVVLQKNVLFSGTIKENMRWGNPDATDEQIEHACKLAQADEFIQQLPGGYDYVISRGGTNVSGGQKQRLCIARALLKNPKILILDDSTSAVDTKTDSLIRSAFETEIPGTTTIIIAQRLSSVSHADQIIVLDDGRIKERGTHEELMAAGGEYREIYDSQNAASESEVA, from the coding sequence ATGAAGACGATTCGAACGCTGGTGGGGAGGCTGCGCGAGTTCAGGAAACCCGCGATCCTGACCCCGCTGTTCATCATCGGTGAGGTCATCCTCGAGTGCCTGATCCCGCTGACAATGGTCACGCTGGTGGATGCACTCGACGGAGTGTCCCTGAGTCCCGTCATGCGCCTGGGCCTCATCCTCACGGGACTGGCCTTCGCGTCGCTCGCCTGCGGCATCCTGTCCGCGCGTTACGCCGCCACCGCCTCGGTGGGCCTGGCGAAAAATCTCCGTCAGGACCTCTTCTTCAAGGTCCAGGACTTCTCGTTTGCGGACATCGACCGCTTCTCCACGTCCTCGCTGGTCACGCGCATGACGACGGACGTCACGAACGTTCAGAACGCCTTCGGTATGCTCATCCGTATTGCGGTGCGCGTGCCCCTCATGATCGTGTTCTCGATCGTCATGGCGTGGCGCATTAACGTCCAGATGGCCCTCATCTTCCTCGGGATGGTTCCGGTTCTCGCCATCATCCTCGCGGCCATCGTGCTCATCGCCTTCCCGATCTTCCGTCGCATCTTCAAGAAGTACGATGCGCTGAACAACTCGGTGCAGGAGAATGTCGCTGCGATCCGTGTGGTCAAGTCTTTCGTCACCGAGGAACACGAGACCACGAAGTTCCGCGCCGCCTCGCAGGACGTGCGCAAGGACTTCACGAACGCCGAGAAGCTCATCGCGCTCAACAGCCCCGTCATGATGTTCTTCATCTTCGCTGCGATCGTCGCCGTCGACTATGTTGGCGCCTCGATCATCATCAACTCGGGAGCGACCGAGCTGACGAAGGGTGGACTGACCGCCCTCATCACCTACGGCATCCAGATTCTGACGCACATGCTGATGCTCGCCTTCATCTTCGTCATGACGACGATGGCCGCAGAGTCCGCGAACCGTATCGCCGAGGTCCTCAACCACGACCCGTCGCTCACCTCCCCGGCCAACGGCGCCACCGAGGTCCCGGACGGCTCCGTGGTCTTCGAGGGCGTGTCCTTCAAGTACTCCGAGAGCGCCGAAGAGAACGCGCTGTCTGACATCGACCTGCGCATAGAGTCGGGCTCTACGCTCGGCATCGTGGGTGGCACCGGCTCCTCCAAGACCTCGCTCATCCAGCTGATCTGCCGCCTCTACGACGTCTCCGAGGGGTCTGTGAAGGTCGGCGGTCGCGACGTGCGCGACTACGACCTGAGCGCCCTGCGTGACGCGGTTTCCGTCGTCCTGCAGAAGAACGTTCTCTTCTCCGGAACGATCAAGGAGAACATGCGCTGGGGCAACCCGGACGCGACCGACGAGCAGATTGAGCATGCGTGCAAGCTCGCGCAGGCCGACGAGTTCATCCAGCAGCTGCCCGGCGGCTACGACTACGTGATCTCCCGCGGCGGCACCAACGTGTCGGGTGGCCAGAAGCAGCGCCTGTGCATCGCCCGAGCGCTGCTGAAGAACCCGAAGATCCTCATCCTGGACGACTCCACCTCCGCCGTGGACACGAAGACCGATTCCCTGATCCGAAGCGCCTTCGAGACCGAGATCCCCGGTACGACGACGATCATCATCGCCCAGCGTCTGTCTTCGGTCAGCCACGCTGACCAGATCATCGTCCTCGACGACGGTCGCATCAAGGAACGCGGCACCCACGAGGAGCTGATGGCAGCGGGTGGAGAATACCGCGAGATCTACGACTCCCAGAATGCCGCGAGCGAAAGCGAGGTGGCCTGA
- a CDS encoding ABC transporter ATP-binding protein, with product MHGRPVDSDGEKLEGIERPFGRLMAYVFRHYPVRISLTVVCIITSAVASAVGSIFMQQIVDNVVTPGLESGFDAVRATLVRLVVTMGIIFSAGVIGSFIYTRAMAIVTQGTLKHMRDDMFDSMERLPLRFFDTHPHGAIMSTFTNDTDAIRQLIGQSIPTLIQSGLTIIVLIGTMLYYSVWLFLVVLIVGALMAFLTGKLGGLSGRFMKAQQAALADEEGFIEEMMDGQKVVQVFNHEQDAKDEFVEYNQKLFDSSQKANIYGNVLMPALGNIGNIMYVVIAIVGGIMILEQTPNIHLFGVDVITVGVVVSFLGMVRNFSQTIGQMSMQVPMIALGMAGAGRVFALIDQEPEEDEGYVTLVRARELPDGTLEPTEERTGIWAWRHPHKADGTVTYTRLRGELVMEDVDFSYDGEKQILHDISLWAKPGQKIAFVGATGAGKTTITNLINRFYDIADGKIRYDGININKIHKPDLRRSLGVVLQDVKLFTGTVMENIRYGRLDATDEECIAAAKLANADSFIRRLPEGYDTMLTGNGSNLSQGQAQLLSIARAAVADPPAMILDEATSSIDTRTEALVQQGMDNLMEGRTVFVIAHRLSTVRNSDAIMVLDHGRIIERGSHDDLIAQKGVYYQLYTGAFELE from the coding sequence ATGCATGGTCGTCCCGTTGACAGCGACGGCGAGAAGCTCGAGGGTATCGAGCGCCCCTTCGGCCGCCTCATGGCCTACGTGTTCCGCCACTACCCGGTGCGCATCAGCCTGACCGTCGTGTGCATCATTACGTCCGCCGTGGCCTCGGCGGTCGGCTCGATCTTCATGCAGCAGATCGTCGACAACGTCGTGACCCCAGGCCTGGAGAGCGGCTTCGACGCGGTGCGCGCCACCCTGGTGCGCCTCGTTGTCACGATGGGCATCATCTTCAGCGCCGGCGTTATCGGTAGCTTCATCTACACCCGCGCCATGGCGATCGTGACCCAGGGAACGCTCAAGCACATGCGAGACGACATGTTCGACTCCATGGAGCGCCTGCCCCTGCGATTCTTCGACACGCACCCGCACGGCGCGATCATGTCGACCTTCACCAACGACACGGACGCGATCCGTCAGCTGATCGGCCAGTCCATCCCGACGCTCATCCAGTCGGGCTTGACGATCATCGTCCTGATCGGCACGATGCTGTACTACTCCGTGTGGCTCTTCCTCGTTGTCCTCATCGTGGGCGCTCTCATGGCCTTCCTGACCGGAAAGCTCGGCGGGCTGTCAGGCCGCTTCATGAAGGCCCAGCAGGCTGCGCTGGCGGATGAAGAAGGCTTCATCGAAGAGATGATGGACGGGCAGAAGGTCGTCCAGGTCTTCAACCACGAGCAGGATGCCAAGGACGAGTTCGTCGAGTACAACCAGAAGCTCTTCGACTCCTCGCAGAAGGCGAATATCTACGGCAACGTGCTGATGCCTGCCCTGGGCAACATCGGCAACATCATGTACGTCGTTATCGCGATCGTCGGCGGCATCATGATTCTGGAGCAGACGCCGAATATTCACCTCTTTGGCGTCGACGTCATCACGGTTGGCGTGGTTGTGTCCTTCCTGGGCATGGTCCGTAACTTCTCGCAGACGATCGGCCAGATGTCGATGCAGGTCCCGATGATCGCCTTGGGTATGGCGGGCGCGGGCCGCGTGTTCGCCCTCATCGACCAGGAGCCCGAGGAGGACGAGGGCTACGTGACCCTCGTGCGTGCGCGCGAGCTGCCCGATGGCACTCTCGAGCCGACCGAGGAACGCACGGGAATCTGGGCGTGGCGCCACCCCCACAAGGCCGATGGCACCGTCACCTACACGCGACTGCGCGGTGAGCTCGTCATGGAGGACGTCGACTTCTCCTACGACGGCGAGAAGCAGATCCTGCACGACATCTCCCTGTGGGCCAAGCCCGGCCAGAAGATCGCCTTCGTGGGCGCCACGGGTGCCGGTAAGACGACGATCACCAACCTGATCAACCGCTTCTACGACATCGCTGACGGCAAGATCCGCTACGACGGCATCAACATCAACAAGATCCACAAGCCGGACCTGCGTCGCTCCCTCGGCGTTGTCCTGCAGGACGTCAAGCTGTTCACGGGCACGGTCATGGAGAACATCCGCTACGGCCGTCTGGACGCCACGGACGAGGAGTGCATCGCCGCTGCGAAGCTGGCCAACGCGGACTCCTTCATCCGGCGGCTGCCCGAGGGTTACGACACGATGCTGACCGGCAACGGCTCGAACCTCTCGCAGGGGCAAGCTCAGCTTCTGTCGATTGCGCGCGCCGCCGTGGCCGACCCGCCGGCGATGATCCTCGATGAGGCGACCTCCTCGATTGACACGCGTACCGAGGCCCTCGTGCAGCAGGGCATGGACAACCTCATGGAGGGGCGTACGGTCTTCGTGATCGCCCACCGCCTCTCGACGGTGCGCAACTCGGACGCGATCATGGTCCTGGACCACGGCCGCATCATCGAGCGCGGTAGCCACGACGACCTGATCGCCCAGAAGGGCGTGTACTACCAGCTCTACACGGGCGCCTTCGAGCTCGAGTAA
- the rpsT gene encoding 30S ribosomal protein S20 — translation MANIKSQKKRILTNEKRRVRNQSVKSELKTLVRQTREAVEAGDKEKALAALRIASRKLDVAVSKGVIHKNQAANRKSKLARRVASLGD, via the coding sequence GTGGCAAACATTAAGTCCCAGAAGAAGCGCATCCTGACCAACGAGAAGCGCCGCGTTCGTAACCAGTCCGTGAAGTCCGAGCTGAAGACCCTGGTCCGTCAGACCCGCGAGGCCGTTGAGGCCGGCGACAAGGAGAAGGCTCTCGCTGCACTGCGCATTGCTTCGCGCAAGCTGGACGTCGCCGTCTCCAAGGGCGTCATCCACAAGAACCAGGCTGCGAACCGCAAGTCCAAGCTTGCTCGTCGCGTCGCCTCGCTCGGTGACTGA
- a CDS encoding type II toxin-antitoxin system PemK/MazF family toxin, translated as MNSIVRGIINFLIGVISGATEEAQKNTTTTKTGQRQSAKKSTPKPRSSSSSSAHSGSQHRYEDPATSNRPKTSIREASIADALAHASYTPVMDGDADPGEVVWTWVPYQEDASVGKDRPAVVIGAQGEGVYLLQLTSKDHTRDAAQEAAAGRYWLDIGAGDWDSKGRPSEVRLDRALWVKATDVRREGSILPKATWQLIVDALEEHYRTHGD; from the coding sequence ATGAACTCAATCGTCAGGGGCATCATCAACTTCCTCATCGGTGTCATCTCCGGCGCCACAGAGGAGGCGCAGAAGAACACCACGACCACGAAGACGGGACAGCGTCAGTCGGCCAAGAAGTCGACTCCCAAGCCGCGTTCGTCCTCGTCTTCTTCCGCGCATTCCGGCTCGCAGCACCGCTACGAGGATCCGGCGACCTCGAATCGACCTAAGACCTCGATCCGAGAAGCGAGCATCGCCGACGCACTCGCCCACGCCTCGTACACGCCCGTCATGGACGGCGACGCGGATCCCGGCGAGGTCGTGTGGACCTGGGTGCCCTACCAGGAGGACGCCTCCGTCGGCAAGGATCGCCCGGCCGTCGTCATCGGCGCACAGGGCGAGGGCGTGTACCTCCTGCAGCTAACCAGCAAGGACCACACGCGCGACGCCGCCCAGGAGGCCGCCGCCGGACGCTACTGGCTCGACATCGGTGCGGGCGACTGGGACTCGAAGGGCCGCCCCTCCGAGGTGCGCCTCGACCGGGCCCTGTGGGTCAAGGCCACCGACGTGCGCCGCGAAGGCTCGATCCTGCCCAAGGCAACCTGGCAGCTGATCGTCGATGCCCTCGAGGAGCACTACCGCACGCACGGCGACTGA
- the lepA gene encoding translation elongation factor 4: MPIPTPEQQAQIRPAHTPQGQIRNFCIIAHIDHGKSTLADRMLQLTGVVEAREMRDQYLDRMDIERERGITIKSQAVRMPWAHEGTPYALNMIDTPGHVDFTYEVSRSLAACEGAVLLIDAAQGIEAQTLANLYLALENDLAIIPVLNKIDLPGAQPEKYAHEVAQLIGCDESEVLKVSGKTGEGVEDLLDRIVEVVPAPEGTPDAPTRAMIFDSVYDTYRGVVTYVRVVDGVLSTRQRVRMMSTGATHELLELGVISPEPKPEEGIGAGEVGYLITGVKDVRQSRVGDTVTSQVRGATEALEGYRDPNPMVFSGIYPVDGSDFPDLRDALERLQLNDAALTFEPESSAALGFGFRCGFLGLLHLEIIRERLEREFNLDLIATAPNVVYRVVTEDGAEVRVDNPSEFPEGKISEVREPVVNATILTPTEFTGTIMELCQERRGSMQGMDYLSEDRVELHYQLPLAEIVFDFFDQLKSRTRGYASLDYQESGEQSADLVKVDILLNGDRVDAFSAIVHRDGAYNYGQRMTKRLKELIPRQQFEIPVQAAVGARVIARETIKALRKDMLAKCYGGDISRKRKLLEKQKEGKKRMKSIGRVDVPQEAFIAALTSDVPTGKK; this comes from the coding sequence GTGCCCATCCCCACGCCCGAGCAGCAGGCGCAGATTCGCCCTGCCCATACCCCGCAGGGGCAGATCCGTAACTTCTGCATCATCGCCCATATCGATCATGGGAAGTCGACGCTCGCGGACCGCATGCTCCAGCTGACCGGCGTCGTCGAGGCGCGCGAGATGCGCGACCAGTACCTCGATCGTATGGATATCGAGCGTGAGCGCGGCATCACGATCAAGAGTCAGGCGGTGCGCATGCCGTGGGCACACGAGGGCACCCCCTACGCGCTCAACATGATCGACACGCCCGGTCACGTGGACTTTACGTACGAGGTCTCCCGTTCCCTGGCGGCGTGCGAGGGTGCGGTCCTCCTTATCGACGCTGCGCAGGGCATCGAGGCCCAGACGCTCGCGAACCTGTACCTGGCCCTCGAGAATGACCTCGCGATCATCCCGGTCCTCAACAAGATCGACCTGCCGGGCGCCCAGCCCGAGAAGTATGCGCACGAGGTCGCTCAGCTGATCGGCTGTGACGAGAGTGAGGTCCTGAAGGTCTCAGGCAAGACCGGCGAGGGCGTCGAGGACCTCCTCGACCGCATCGTCGAGGTCGTCCCCGCCCCCGAGGGAACCCCCGACGCCCCAACGCGCGCGATGATTTTCGACTCCGTGTACGACACGTACCGCGGCGTCGTCACCTACGTACGTGTCGTCGACGGTGTGCTCTCGACCCGTCAGCGCGTGCGCATGATGTCGACGGGCGCCACCCACGAGCTCCTCGAGCTTGGTGTTATCTCGCCCGAGCCGAAGCCTGAAGAGGGTATCGGTGCCGGCGAGGTCGGTTACCTGATCACGGGCGTGAAGGACGTGCGTCAGTCCCGTGTCGGCGACACCGTCACCAGTCAGGTGCGCGGAGCGACCGAGGCTCTTGAGGGCTACCGCGATCCGAACCCGATGGTCTTCTCCGGCATCTACCCGGTTGACGGATCGGACTTCCCGGACCTGCGCGACGCCCTCGAGCGCCTCCAGCTCAACGACGCGGCGCTCACCTTCGAGCCCGAGTCCTCTGCGGCCCTCGGCTTCGGCTTCCGCTGCGGCTTCCTCGGACTGCTCCACCTGGAGATCATCCGTGAGCGTCTGGAGCGCGAGTTCAACCTCGACCTCATCGCGACCGCCCCGAACGTCGTCTACCGCGTTGTGACGGAGGACGGCGCCGAGGTGCGCGTTGATAACCCGAGCGAGTTCCCCGAAGGAAAGATTTCCGAGGTGCGCGAGCCCGTCGTCAACGCGACGATCCTGACGCCCACCGAGTTCACGGGCACCATCATGGAGCTGTGCCAGGAGCGCCGCGGCTCGATGCAGGGCATGGACTACCTGAGCGAGGACCGCGTGGAGCTGCACTACCAGCTGCCCCTCGCCGAGATCGTCTTCGACTTCTTCGATCAGCTCAAGTCTCGCACGCGGGGCTACGCCTCCCTGGACTACCAGGAGAGCGGCGAGCAGAGCGCCGACCTCGTCAAGGTCGACATCCTGCTCAACGGTGACCGCGTCGATGCATTCAGCGCGATCGTTCACCGCGACGGCGCCTACAACTACGGCCAGCGCATGACGAAGCGCCTGAAGGAACTCATTCCCCGTCAGCAGTTCGAGATTCCGGTCCAGGCCGCTGTCGGCGCGCGCGTCATCGCCCGCGAGACCATTAAGGCCCTGCGTAAGGACATGCTCGCCAAGTGCTACGGCGGCGACATCAGCCGTAAGCGCAAGCTGCTCGAGAAGCAGAAGGAAGGCAAGAAGCGCATGAAGTCCATCGGCCGTGTCGACGTGCCGCAGGAAGCCTTCATCGCGGCTCTGACCTCCGACGTTCCGACGGGCAAGAAGTGA
- the trmB gene encoding tRNA (guanosine(46)-N7)-methyltransferase TrmB produces the protein MNEAVEGRTPVGQRADRRPGEAPEGTVFMSRTKSFTRRTRELPANLVRTWEAHAHRYVVEPRRGVGYTTVAEDFTLDLAELFGRSAPVTLEIGSGTGEQIVAAATAHPERNFLALEVWVPGIAKLVSKAVEAGVDNIRVIEADAAQALPIMLEDACLDEVWTFFPDPWRKARHRKRRLVSDSFAREVARLLRDGGVWRLATDWDDYAWQMRDVIEACELFENPHAGEHPDPEDPQPERGGFAPRFEGRVVTHFETRGIDAGRHAHDIVGIRRPRG, from the coding sequence ATGAACGAGGCCGTGGAGGGTCGCACTCCCGTCGGCCAGCGAGCGGATCGCCGTCCGGGCGAGGCCCCCGAGGGCACGGTCTTCATGAGCCGCACGAAGTCTTTCACGCGGCGTACGCGCGAGCTGCCCGCGAATCTCGTGCGCACGTGGGAGGCCCACGCGCATCGCTACGTGGTGGAGCCGCGTCGCGGTGTCGGCTACACGACGGTCGCGGAGGATTTCACGCTCGATTTGGCCGAGCTCTTTGGGCGCAGCGCACCCGTGACGCTCGAGATCGGCTCGGGAACGGGCGAACAGATCGTCGCCGCTGCTACCGCTCATCCTGAGCGCAACTTCCTGGCCCTCGAGGTCTGGGTTCCGGGTATCGCCAAGCTCGTCTCCAAGGCGGTCGAGGCTGGCGTGGACAACATTCGCGTCATCGAGGCCGACGCGGCCCAGGCGCTGCCGATCATGCTGGAGGACGCGTGCCTGGACGAGGTCTGGACGTTCTTCCCCGACCCGTGGCGTAAGGCTCGGCATCGCAAGCGTCGCCTCGTCTCCGATTCCTTCGCGCGTGAGGTCGCGCGCCTGCTGCGTGACGGGGGAGTGTGGCGCCTGGCTACCGACTGGGACGACTACGCCTGGCAGATGCGCGACGTTATCGAAGCCTGCGAACTCTTTGAGAACCCGCACGCGGGAGAGCATCCGGATCCGGAGGATCCGCAGCCGGAGCGCGGCGGATTCGCCCCGCGCTTTGAGGGGCGCGTTGTCACGCACTTTGAGACCCGAGGCATCGATGCGGGCCGCCATGCCCACGACATCGTCGGTATCCGCCGTCCCCGTGGCTGA
- the hemW gene encoding radical SAM family heme chaperone HemW, whose product MSPAQPDGQRWPDDGALDPGLVEVEAQRPLSLYVHVPFCRVRCGYCDFNTYTVGFGPGAQVGDYAPSVLAEASLAARVMAESGLPAREAETVFFGGGTPTMLDTAELAEILTGLRERIGIAPGAEVTLEANPDTVTRVGLVQLADAGFTRVSFGMQSAVPAILKTLDRTHTPERVPLVVQWAKEAGLSTSVDLIYGTPGESLADWEASLRAALSYETDHISAYALVVEEGTKMGGQVARGELPTPDPDDEAAKYELADALLSEAGYAWYEISNFARATDADLASGRPSTFYAHASAHNLAYWRDWDWWGLGPGAHSHVGRMRWWNVKNPAAYAARLRDGRSPAYAGEILDEDTRELERVMLGVRTSEGIELAGLPGTRQADEAGVALGAGAVSGGRVAALIADGLIDAAAALRGRVILTLRGRLLADYVTRELMGY is encoded by the coding sequence GTGAGCCCCGCGCAGCCAGACGGCCAGCGCTGGCCAGACGACGGCGCTCTGGACCCAGGCCTCGTTGAGGTGGAGGCCCAGCGTCCTCTCTCCCTGTATGTGCACGTGCCGTTTTGTCGCGTGCGCTGCGGGTATTGCGACTTCAACACGTACACGGTGGGCTTCGGCCCGGGCGCCCAGGTGGGAGACTATGCGCCGTCGGTCCTGGCCGAGGCCTCGCTGGCAGCCCGCGTCATGGCTGAGTCCGGGCTGCCCGCGCGCGAGGCTGAGACCGTTTTCTTTGGCGGAGGCACTCCGACGATGCTTGACACCGCCGAGCTCGCCGAGATCCTGACGGGCCTGCGTGAGCGCATCGGCATCGCGCCCGGTGCAGAGGTGACCCTTGAGGCTAATCCCGACACGGTGACGCGCGTGGGGCTGGTGCAGCTGGCCGACGCGGGTTTTACGCGTGTCTCTTTCGGCATGCAGTCTGCGGTCCCCGCGATCCTCAAGACTCTCGACCGCACCCATACTCCGGAGCGGGTGCCCCTCGTCGTCCAATGGGCGAAGGAAGCGGGCCTGTCGACGTCCGTTGACCTCATCTACGGCACGCCAGGGGAGAGCCTCGCCGACTGGGAGGCGTCTCTGCGCGCCGCCCTCTCCTACGAGACCGACCACATCAGCGCCTACGCCCTCGTCGTCGAGGAGGGAACCAAGATGGGCGGGCAGGTCGCCAGGGGAGAACTCCCGACCCCCGATCCGGACGACGAGGCCGCCAAGTACGAGCTTGCCGATGCGCTCCTCAGCGAGGCCGGGTACGCCTGGTACGAGATCTCTAATTTTGCCCGCGCGACCGACGCGGACCTGGCCTCGGGGCGCCCGTCCACGTTCTACGCGCACGCGTCGGCGCACAACCTTGCCTACTGGCGCGATTGGGACTGGTGGGGCCTGGGACCCGGCGCGCATTCCCACGTGGGGCGTATGCGCTGGTGGAACGTTAAGAACCCTGCCGCGTACGCTGCAAGGCTGCGCGATGGGCGTTCCCCTGCCTACGCGGGGGAGATCTTGGACGAGGACACGCGCGAGCTTGAACGCGTCATGCTGGGTGTGCGCACGTCCGAGGGGATCGAGCTGGCCGGCCTGCCGGGGACTCGGCAGGCGGACGAGGCCGGGGTAGCTCTGGGGGCTGGCGCGGTCTCGGGTGGGCGCGTTGCCGCGCTCATCGCGGACGGGCTGATCGATGCTGCCGCAGCCCTCAGGGGACGGGTGATTCTCACGCTGCGCGGCCGGCTGCTCGCCGACTATGTGACCCGCGAATTGATGGGGTATTGA
- a CDS encoding SatD family protein, producing the protein MTLRYAVIADIVGSRTLTNRADAQRIFEAALERASEGLALLQAPYPTVGDEFQAVAYTLEDALLLTLRAQLLLPPQLQLRFGIGAGRIEEFASGVHRQAPARGLGAESAALQDGSAWWAARAAINRAHDVQDSSNPFIRTWFMAHASVESEFSSRCQTCINAMLSLRDHSILKLSARHRRITASLLLGKTQVEIARVEKLSQQAISDFARGTGAGLIQSSLIIAEAARA; encoded by the coding sequence GTGACTCTGCGATACGCTGTCATTGCTGACATCGTGGGCTCTCGTACGTTGACCAATCGTGCAGACGCTCAGAGAATCTTTGAAGCAGCCTTGGAGCGGGCCAGTGAGGGGCTGGCTCTCCTGCAGGCTCCGTACCCGACGGTGGGCGACGAGTTCCAGGCGGTTGCCTACACGCTCGAGGATGCTCTCCTCCTGACGCTGCGCGCGCAGCTTCTCCTTCCTCCGCAGCTCCAGCTGCGCTTCGGCATTGGTGCCGGTCGGATTGAGGAGTTTGCGTCGGGCGTGCATCGCCAGGCGCCGGCCCGTGGTCTCGGCGCAGAGTCGGCGGCTCTTCAGGATGGATCTGCGTGGTGGGCGGCCCGCGCCGCGATCAATCGCGCGCACGATGTGCAGGATTCCTCCAATCCGTTCATTCGCACGTGGTTCATGGCGCATGCGTCCGTCGAATCCGAGTTCTCCTCGCGCTGCCAGACCTGCATCAACGCCATGCTGAGCCTGCGCGATCATTCGATTCTCAAGCTGTCGGCGCGTCATCGTCGCATCACGGCCTCGCTGCTGCTGGGTAAGACGCAGGTGGAGATCGCCCGTGTCGAGAAGCTGTCGCAGCAGGCCATCTCCGACTTCGCCCGGGGCACGGGGGCGGGGCTCATTCAGTCTTCACTCATCATTGCGGAGGCCGCTCGTGCATGA